A stretch of Gemmobacter fulvus DNA encodes these proteins:
- a CDS encoding 4-aminobutyrate--2-oxoglutarate transaminase yields MLNTEVAKRRDDAISRGVGMQTQIYAERALNSEVWDIEGNRYIDFAAGIAVVNTGHCHPRVMAAVAAQMQKFTHTCHQVLPYENYIRLAERLNAAVPGDFAKKTVFVTTGAEAVENAVKIARIHTGRNAVIAFGGAFHGRTFMGMTLTGKVEPYKKGFGAMMPDVFHVPFPQDVHGISTADAMAGITKLFKADLDPARVAAIIFEPVQGEGGFYPAPADLMRAIRKLCDEHGIVMIADEVQTGFARTGTLFAMHGYDVAADITTMAKGLAGGLPLAAVTGRAEIMDAAHPGGLGGTYGGNPLGIAAAHAVLDVIEEEDLCGRANELGSRLKQKLEAIRAVTPEISDIRGPGFMVAVEFANPANKEPDAGFTGRVRLEALKRGLLLLTCGVYGNVIRFLAPITIPDAHFAEAMAILEEAVAAARTA; encoded by the coding sequence ATGCTGAATACCGAAGTCGCCAAGCGCCGTGACGATGCCATTTCGCGCGGTGTCGGAATGCAGACGCAGATTTATGCCGAACGCGCACTGAACTCCGAGGTCTGGGATATCGAGGGCAACCGCTATATCGACTTCGCGGCGGGCATCGCCGTGGTGAATACCGGCCATTGCCACCCGCGGGTGATGGCGGCAGTCGCAGCACAGATGCAGAAATTCACCCATACCTGCCATCAGGTTCTGCCCTATGAAAACTACATCCGTCTGGCAGAACGGCTCAATGCCGCTGTACCCGGCGATTTTGCCAAGAAGACCGTGTTTGTGACCACCGGGGCCGAGGCCGTGGAAAATGCGGTGAAAATCGCGCGCATCCATACCGGCCGCAATGCGGTGATTGCCTTTGGTGGGGCCTTCCATGGCCGGACCTTCATGGGCATGACGCTGACCGGCAAGGTGGAGCCCTACAAGAAGGGTTTCGGCGCGATGATGCCGGATGTGTTCCACGTTCCCTTCCCGCAGGATGTGCATGGCATTTCCACCGCCGATGCGATGGCGGGAATCACCAAGCTGTTCAAGGCTGATCTCGATCCGGCCCGCGTTGCTGCGATCATCTTTGAACCCGTGCAGGGCGAAGGCGGCTTCTACCCCGCGCCCGCCGATCTGATGCGCGCCATCCGCAAGCTCTGCGACGAGCATGGCATCGTGATGATCGCCGACGAGGTGCAGACCGGCTTTGCCCGCACCGGCACGCTGTTTGCGATGCACGGCTATGACGTGGCCGCCGACATCACCACCATGGCCAAGGGTCTGGCCGGCGGCCTGCCGCTGGCGGCGGTGACGGGCCGGGCCGAGATCATGGATGCGGCCCATCCGGGCGGGCTGGGCGGCACCTATGGCGGCAACCCGCTGGGCATTGCCGCCGCCCATGCCGTGCTGGATGTGATCGAGGAGGAAGACCTCTGTGGCCGCGCGAACGAGTTGGGCAGCCGCCTGAAGCAGAAACTTGAGGCGATCCGCGCCGTGACGCCGGAAATCAGCGACATCCGGGGCCCCGGCTTCATGGTGGCGGTGGAATTTGCCAACCCCGCCAACAAGGAGCCGGACGCCGGTTTCACCGGCCGCGTGCGGCTGGAGGCGCTGAAGCGCGGCCTGCTGCTGCTGACCTGCGGTGTATATGGCAACGTGATCCGCTTCCTGGCCCCGATCACCATTCCTGATGCGCATTTTGCCGAGGCGATGGCCATTCTGGAAGAAGCTGTGGCGGCGGCGCGGACCGCCTGA
- a CDS encoding GlxA family transcriptional regulator, producing the protein MAETDQTDARKYVARGVAHVTLPKVTEPLSVTFVLVPRFTMLAFTAAIEPLRVANQLTGQILFRWRTYSEDGKPVACSNGVPVLPDGPLSEALPQGHVLVCGGVQPEVEITDSLGDWVRGQWRRGRTVGGLCTGAYALARAGILKGRRFTLHWENISGFTETFPDLEPARQVFCIDERIVTCAGGVAAADLMLKLIHDRYGAQLSQEVMNMCLLTQRRTEEDEQITSLAARLGTRNEKLIKAVAFLEARIEDEFDLDACATHLGVSRRQIERLFNRYLGVTPVRYMNDLRLQHGRALLAETDMSVTEVSVACGYASSSHFSKSFRKKYGVSPYRFSHFGS; encoded by the coding sequence ATGGCAGAGACAGACCAGACTGACGCCCGGAAATATGTGGCGCGCGGCGTTGCGCATGTGACGCTGCCCAAGGTGACCGAACCCCTTTCGGTGACCTTTGTTCTGGTGCCGCGCTTTACCATGCTGGCCTTTACCGCCGCGATCGAGCCGCTGCGGGTGGCCAATCAGCTGACCGGGCAGATTCTGTTCCGCTGGCGCACCTATTCCGAGGATGGCAAACCCGTCGCCTGCTCCAACGGCGTGCCGGTTCTGCCGGACGGCCCGCTGTCCGAGGCGCTGCCGCAGGGCCATGTGCTGGTCTGCGGCGGGGTGCAGCCCGAAGTGGAGATCACCGATTCGCTGGGCGACTGGGTGCGCGGCCAGTGGCGGCGGGGCCGCACCGTGGGCGGGCTCTGCACCGGCGCCTATGCGCTGGCGCGGGCGGGCATCCTCAAGGGGCGGCGCTTCACCCTGCATTGGGAAAACATCTCGGGCTTCACCGAAACCTTCCCCGATCTGGAACCCGCCCGGCAGGTGTTCTGCATCGACGAACGCATTGTCACCTGTGCCGGGGGTGTGGCCGCCGCCGACCTGATGCTCAAGCTGATCCATGACCGCTATGGCGCGCAGCTGAGCCAGGAGGTGATGAACATGTGCCTGCTGACCCAGCGGCGCACCGAAGAGGATGAACAGATCACCTCGCTGGCGGCCCGCCTGGGCACGCGCAACGAAAAGCTGATCAAGGCCGTAGCCTTTCTGGAAGCGCGGATCGAGGATGAATTCGATCTGGATGCCTGCGCCACGCATCTGGGCGTATCGCGCCGCCAGATCGAACGGCTGTTCAACCGCTATCTTGGCGTCACGCCGGTCCGTTACATGAATGACCTGCGGCTGCAACATGGCCGCGCGCTGCTGGCCGAAACCGACATGAGCGTGACCGAGGTCAGCGTGGCCTGCGGTTATGCCTCCAGTTCGCATTTCTCAAAGAGCTTCCGCAAGAAATACGGCGTCTCGCCCTATCGTTTCTCGCATTTCGGCAGCTGA
- the dprA gene encoding DNA-processing protein DprA — protein sequence MAARLNCDPIPPAAVLSAEDRLARLRLIRSRRIGAVTYHRLLAEHGTAGAALDALPEIARAAGVENYAACPPEVALHEMRAARLAGARMLCHGEALYPAALAELPDPPPVLWLRGDAALLSRPMVALVGARNASSLGLRMARRLAETLSEAGFVVVSGLARGIDGEAHAAALAGGTVAVLAGGVDVIYPVENAALADGIATQGCLISEQPPGLEPQARHFPLRNRIISGLSRAVVVVEAAARSGSLITAKEAADQGRDVLAVPGHPFDARAAGCNQLIREGAVLVRSAADVIEALGAVPKPQAQPHLALPEPARAAPPRRPLRDIAALHSLILNRLGPSPVAEDQLIRDLAVPVAEVAPQLLTLELEGKLIRQPGGLLSRA from the coding sequence ATGGCGGCGCGGCTGAACTGTGATCCGATCCCCCCGGCAGCGGTGCTGAGCGCGGAAGACCGGCTGGCGCGGCTGCGCCTGATCCGGTCGCGCCGCATCGGGGCGGTGACCTATCACCGCCTGCTGGCGGAACATGGCACCGCCGGGGCGGCGCTGGACGCCTTGCCCGAAATTGCCCGCGCGGCAGGGGTAGAGAATTACGCGGCCTGCCCGCCCGAGGTGGCTTTGCATGAAATGCGGGCGGCGCGTCTGGCCGGGGCAAGGATGCTGTGCCATGGCGAGGCGCTTTATCCCGCCGCCCTGGCCGAACTGCCGGATCCGCCGCCGGTGCTGTGGCTGCGCGGCGATGCGGCGCTGCTGTCGCGCCCGATGGTGGCGCTGGTGGGGGCGCGCAACGCCTCCAGCCTTGGCCTGCGCATGGCCCGGAGACTGGCCGAGACGCTGAGCGAGGCAGGGTTTGTGGTCGTGTCGGGGCTGGCACGCGGCATTGATGGCGAAGCCCATGCTGCGGCGCTGGCAGGCGGCACGGTGGCGGTGCTGGCAGGCGGCGTGGATGTGATCTATCCGGTCGAAAACGCGGCGCTGGCCGACGGGATCGCCACGCAGGGCTGTCTGATCAGCGAACAGCCGCCGGGGCTGGAGCCGCAGGCGCGGCATTTTCCGCTGCGCAACCGCATCATTTCGGGCCTGTCGCGCGCGGTGGTGGTGGTTGAGGCGGCAGCGCGCTCCGGCTCTCTGATCACCGCGAAAGAGGCCGCCGATCAGGGCCGCGATGTTCTCGCGGTGCCGGGCCATCCGTTCGATGCCCGCGCGGCGGGCTGCAATCAGCTGATCCGCGAGGGGGCGGTGTTGGTGCGCTCTGCCGCCGATGTGATCGAGGCGCTGGGGGCCGTGCCCAAACCGCAGGCGCAGCCGCATCTGGCGTTGCCCGAACCGGCCAGAGCCGCGCCACCACGCCGCCCGCTGCGCGATATTGCGGCGCTGCACAGCCTGATCCTCAACCGGCTTGGCCCCAGCCCGGTGGCCGAAGACCAGCTGATCCGCGATCTGGCGGTGCCGGTGGCCGAGGTGGCCCCCCAATTGCTGACGCTGGAGCTTGAGGGCAAGCTGATCCGCCAGCCGGGCGGGCTGCTGTCGCGGGCTTAA
- the topA gene encoding type I DNA topoisomerase, translating to MAVVVVESPAKAKTINKYLGSDYTVLASYGHVRDLPAKDGSVDTEHDFDMKWEVAADSKKHIRAIVEALKTDDELILATDPDREGEAISWHLQEALASSLKKGKKVSRVTFNAITKAAVTEAMKNPRQVDTPLVEAYLARRALDYLVGFTLSPVLWRKLPGAKSAGRVQSVCLRLIVEREMEIEAFRAREYWSVTAVLVTPRGQEFEAKLTILGGKKLDKFDIPTAEAAELAVHAVSARALSVASVESKPASRNPYAPFMTSTLQQEASRKFGMGAKACMSAAQRLYEAGYITYMRTDGIDMAPEAVMSARAEIKDRFGPAYVPDSPRMYKNKAKNAQEAHECIRPTDMSAAPEKLRLTEADQRKLYDLIWKRTIASQMSAARMERTTVDIASPDGQVGLRATGQVMMFDGFLKVYDEGRDDDADDEGRLPQIMQNEVAEKRSVTPDQHFTQPPARYTEATLVKRMEELGIGRPSTYASILTTIQDREYVRRDKNRLIPEDKGRLVTAFLTNYFRKYVEYDFTADLEGQLDDVSAGERDYKEVLARFWRDFSAAVAETADLRISEVLDKIDEFLGPHLYPARADGSDPRSCPTCGSGRLHLKTARSGGAFIGCGNYPECRYTRPISVGDDSGALTPDGKILGQDEDGQPISLRAGRFGPYVQKGEVTAEAPKPPRASLPKGWSPESVTLERAITLLNLPRPIGPHPEDGVLVEAGIGRFGPYIKHGSTYANIPDVEEVFIIGMNRAVEVLAQKATRGRGASAPAAPIKELGQHPDGGLISVMPGRYGPYVKWEKVNATLPKDVTPEAITLDEAMALIVEKAGKGKKPAKKAAKPKAEAAAKPKAAAKPKAAAKPKAEPKAKAAVKPKAEAKPKAAAKPKAAAKPKAAAAETE from the coding sequence ATGGCAGTCGTCGTCGTCGAGTCTCCGGCCAAGGCCAAGACAATCAACAAATATCTTGGCTCCGATTATACGGTGCTGGCCTCGTATGGCCATGTGCGCGATCTGCCAGCGAAGGATGGCTCGGTCGATACCGAACATGATTTCGACATGAAGTGGGAGGTCGCCGCCGATAGCAAGAAACACATTCGCGCGATTGTCGAGGCGCTCAAGACCGATGATGAGCTGATCCTTGCCACCGACCCTGACCGCGAGGGCGAAGCGATTTCGTGGCACCTGCAAGAGGCGCTGGCCTCCAGCCTGAAGAAGGGCAAGAAGGTCAGCCGGGTGACGTTCAACGCGATCACCAAGGCGGCCGTGACCGAGGCGATGAAAAATCCGCGTCAGGTGGATACGCCGCTGGTCGAGGCCTATCTGGCCCGCCGCGCGCTGGATTATCTGGTGGGCTTCACGCTGTCTCCGGTGCTGTGGCGCAAATTGCCGGGGGCAAAATCGGCGGGGCGAGTGCAATCGGTCTGCCTGCGCCTGATCGTTGAACGCGAAATGGAGATCGAGGCGTTCCGCGCCCGCGAATACTGGTCGGTGACGGCGGTGCTGGTCACCCCGCGCGGACAGGAGTTCGAGGCGAAGCTGACCATTCTGGGCGGCAAGAAGCTCGACAAGTTCGATATTCCGACGGCAGAGGCGGCAGAGCTGGCGGTTCATGCGGTTTCGGCCCGGGCGCTGAGCGTGGCCTCGGTCGAATCGAAACCGGCCAGCCGCAACCCCTATGCGCCCTTCATGACTTCGACCCTGCAACAAGAGGCCAGCCGCAAGTTCGGCATGGGGGCCAAGGCCTGCATGTCGGCGGCGCAGCGGCTCTATGAGGCGGGTTACATCACCTATATGCGGACTGACGGCATCGACATGGCACCCGAGGCGGTGATGTCGGCGCGGGCCGAGATCAAGGACCGCTTTGGCCCGGCCTATGTGCCCGACAGCCCGCGCATGTACAAGAACAAGGCGAAAAATGCGCAGGAAGCGCATGAATGTATTCGCCCGACCGATATGTCTGCCGCGCCCGAAAAGCTGCGCCTGACCGAGGCGGATCAGCGCAAGCTGTATGACCTGATCTGGAAACGCACGATTGCCAGCCAGATGTCGGCGGCGCGGATGGAGCGCACGACCGTCGATATCGCCTCGCCCGACGGGCAGGTGGGGCTGCGCGCCACCGGGCAGGTGATGATGTTCGACGGCTTTCTGAAGGTCTATGACGAGGGCCGCGACGACGATGCCGATGACGAGGGCCGCCTGCCGCAGATCATGCAGAATGAGGTCGCCGAGAAGCGCAGCGTGACCCCCGACCAGCATTTCACCCAGCCGCCCGCGCGCTATACCGAGGCGACGCTGGTGAAGCGGATGGAAGAGCTGGGCATTGGCCGCCCCTCCACCTATGCCTCGATCCTGACCACGATTCAGGACCGCGAATATGTGCGCCGCGACAAGAACCGGCTGATCCCCGAAGACAAGGGTCGGCTCGTAACCGCTTTCCTCACCAACTATTTCCGCAAATATGTGGAATATGATTTCACCGCCGATCTGGAAGGCCAGCTCGATGATGTGTCGGCGGGCGAGCGCGATTACAAAGAGGTTCTGGCGCGGTTCTGGCGGGATTTCTCGGCGGCCGTCGCCGAAACCGCCGATCTGCGCATCAGCGAAGTGTTGGACAAGATCGACGAGTTTCTGGGGCCGCATCTTTATCCGGCCCGGGCCGATGGCTCGGATCCCCGGTCTTGCCCGACCTGCGGATCGGGGCGGCTGCATCTGAAAACCGCGCGCTCTGGCGGCGCGTTCATCGGCTGCGGTAATTACCCCGAGTGCCGGTATACCCGCCCGATTTCAGTCGGCGATGATTCGGGGGCCTTGACGCCGGATGGCAAGATTCTCGGCCAGGATGAGGATGGCCAGCCGATCAGCCTGCGCGCCGGGCGGTTTGGCCCCTATGTGCAAAAGGGCGAGGTGACTGCCGAGGCGCCGAAACCGCCGCGCGCCAGCCTGCCGAAAGGCTGGTCTCCGGAAAGCGTGACGCTGGAACGCGCGATCACCCTGCTGAACCTGCCGCGCCCGATTGGCCCGCATCCCGAGGACGGCGTGCTGGTCGAGGCCGGGATTGGCCGCTTTGGCCCCTATATCAAACATGGCAGCACCTATGCGAACATCCCCGATGTCGAAGAGGTGTTTATCATCGGCATGAACCGCGCAGTCGAGGTTCTGGCGCAGAAAGCGACGCGCGGGCGCGGTGCCTCGGCACCGGCAGCCCCGATCAAGGAACTGGGTCAGCACCCCGATGGCGGGCTGATTTCGGTGATGCCGGGGCGCTATGGCCCCTATGTGAAATGGGAAAAGGTCAATGCGACCCTGCCGAAAGACGTGACGCCCGAGGCGATCACGCTGGACGAGGCGATGGCGTTGATTGTCGAAAAGGCGGGCAAGGGCAAGAAACCGGCGAAGAAAGCCGCCAAACCCAAGGCCGAAGCGGCGGCCAAGCCCAAGGCAGCAGCCAAACCGAAAGCCGCAGCAAAACCGAAGGCTGAGCCGAAAGCAAAGGCCGCGGTGAAGCCGAAGGCCGAGGCCAAGCCGAAAGCGGCGGCAAAGCCCAAGGCGGCCGCGAAACCGAAAGCGGCAGCTGCGGAAACCGAATAA
- the choV gene encoding choline ABC transporter ATP-binding protein, with translation MSAVEFDRVSIVFGDNPDRALPLMDRGMSRAEVQQATGQILGVHDCSLSVAEGEILVLMGLSGSGKSTLLRGVNALNPVVRGEVRVSDGGKMVSVTKADPDTLRRLRLSRIAMVFQQFGLLPWRTVRENVGLGLELAGMPIEARKKPVEEQLALVNLSQWADRKVGDLSGGMQQRVGLARAFVTQAPILLMDEPFSALDPLIRAKLQDELLDLQARLKRTIVFVSHDLDEAFKIGNRIALMEGGRIVQCGTAREIIANPVSDYVADFVAHMNPLSVLTARDVMRPGPSAATHAVDAETPVKEVMMLIRDGIEEVAVTDGAQGLGTIRAADVMARLVNPRG, from the coding sequence ATGAGTGCTGTCGAATTTGATCGTGTCTCCATCGTGTTTGGCGACAACCCCGACCGCGCCCTGCCCTTGATGGATCGCGGCATGAGCCGCGCCGAAGTGCAGCAGGCCACCGGGCAGATTCTGGGGGTGCATGACTGTTCTCTCAGCGTGGCAGAGGGCGAAATCCTTGTGCTGATGGGCCTGTCCGGCTCGGGCAAATCCACGCTGCTGCGCGGGGTCAATGCCTTGAACCCGGTGGTGCGCGGGGAGGTGCGGGTGTCGGATGGCGGCAAGATGGTCTCTGTCACCAAGGCCGATCCCGACACGCTGCGCCGCCTGCGCCTGTCGCGCATCGCCATGGTGTTCCAGCAGTTCGGCTTGCTGCCCTGGCGCACGGTGCGCGAGAATGTCGGGCTGGGGCTGGAACTGGCGGGCATGCCCATCGAGGCGCGCAAGAAGCCGGTCGAAGAGCAACTGGCGCTGGTGAACCTGAGCCAATGGGCCGACCGAAAGGTGGGCGATCTGTCGGGTGGGATGCAGCAGCGGGTCGGGCTGGCGCGGGCCTTCGTGACGCAAGCGCCGATCCTGTTGATGGACGAACCGTTTTCGGCGCTTGATCCGCTGATCCGGGCAAAATTGCAGGATGAATTGCTGGACCTGCAAGCGCGGCTGAAGCGCACCATCGTCTTTGTCAGCCATGATCTCGATGAGGCCTTCAAGATCGGCAACCGCATCGCGCTGATGGAGGGCGGGCGCATCGTGCAATGCGGCACCGCCCGCGAGATCATCGCCAATCCGGTCAGCGATTATGTCGCCGATTTTGTGGCGCATATGAACCCGCTGTCGGTGCTGACCGCCCGCGATGTGATGCGCCCCGGCCCCTCTGCCGCCACACATGCGGTGGATGCGGAAACGCCGGTGAAAGAGGTGATGATGCTGATCCGCGACGGGATCGAGGAAGTGGCGGTGACTGATGGCGCGCAGGGTCTGGGCACCATCCGGGCCGCCGATGTGATGGCGCGGCTGGTCAACCCGCGCGGCTGA
- the choW gene encoding choline ABC transporter permease subunit, with protein MLDWLTDNKLPLGKISKTAFDWMKANLSPLFDAMGMVMEALIDAILWVLQTPHPLVIIAAFLGLTWYLQRSWKILVFVALGFLFILNQGYWEETTESLTLVLSSCVVCLGLGVPIGIWAAHRPKVYAAMTPVLDLMQTLPTFVYLIPAIVFFGIGMVPGLIATVIFVLPAPIRMTHLGVSSTPMPLLEAATAFGATPRQVLWKVELPYAFPQIMVGLNQTIMLSLSMVVIAALVGANGLGVPVVRALNSVNTALGFESGFIIVVVAIMLDRILRVTRK; from the coding sequence ATGCTCGACTGGCTCACTGACAACAAACTGCCGCTTGGAAAGATTTCCAAAACCGCCTTCGACTGGATGAAGGCCAATCTGTCGCCGCTGTTCGATGCCATGGGCATGGTGATGGAAGCGCTGATCGACGCGATCCTCTGGGTGCTGCAAACGCCGCATCCGCTGGTCATCATCGCGGCCTTCCTCGGGCTGACCTGGTATCTGCAACGCAGCTGGAAAATCCTCGTCTTCGTCGCCCTCGGCTTCCTGTTCATCCTCAATCAGGGCTATTGGGAGGAAACGACCGAAAGCCTGACCCTCGTGCTGTCAAGCTGCGTGGTCTGTCTGGGGCTGGGCGTGCCGATCGGCATCTGGGCGGCGCATCGGCCCAAGGTCTATGCGGCGATGACCCCGGTGCTGGATCTGATGCAGACCCTGCCAACCTTCGTCTATCTTATTCCCGCCATTGTGTTTTTTGGCATCGGCATGGTGCCCGGCCTGATTGCCACGGTGATTTTCGTGCTGCCGGCCCCGATCCGCATGACCCATCTGGGCGTATCCTCCACGCCAATGCCCTTGCTGGAGGCCGCAACCGCCTTTGGCGCGACGCCCCGGCAGGTGCTGTGGAAGGTGGAACTGCCCTATGCCTTTCCGCAGATCATGGTCGGCCTGAACCAGACCATCATGCTGTCGCTGTCGATGGTGGTGATCGCGGCACTGGTCGGTGCCAACGGGCTGGGCGTGCCGGTGGTGCGGGCGCTGAACTCGGTCAATACCGCGCTCGGCTTTGAATCCGGCTTCATCATCGTCGTGGTGGCCATCATGCTTGACCGTATCCTGAGGGTGACACGCAAATGA